One window of Athalia rosae chromosome 4, iyAthRosa1.1, whole genome shotgun sequence genomic DNA carries:
- the LOC105692590 gene encoding uncharacterized protein LOC105692590: MYYEALLSELSCRISEREDMYVYEKLDICTEMLHIKLIYTYPLRIKILDRLQLQWKLLRRTVYMCRMFQADCDRFRAQIFRGIPKRKVLCQKLLQQIVSELQNTQGNQSRCSNVRVQRLRALTHPSWRCLGRVEAL, translated from the exons ATGTACTACGAAGCTCTCCTTTCAGAATTATCCTGCCGAATTTCGGAGCGAGAGGATATGTACGTCTATGAAAAATTAGATATATGTACAGAAATGTTACACATCAAAttgatatacacgtatccattacgtataaaaatattggATAGACTGCAGCTTCAATGGAAGTTACTACGTAGAACAGTTTACATGTGCAG GATGTTTCAGGCTGACTGCGACAGATTTCGGGCACAGATTTTCCGGGGAATCCCCAAACGAAAAGTCCTTTGCCAAAAACTCCTGCAACAGATAGTTTCCGAGTTACAGAATACTCAAGGTAACCAATCACGATGCTCAAATGTTCGTGTACAAAGACTGCGTGCTCTGACACATCCAAGCTGGCGGTGCCTGGGTCGCGTAGAAGCTCTGTGA
- the LOC125500593 gene encoding uncharacterized protein LOC125500593 produces MVLLLIMLILSIRYSFIKIYFFCISEVMRISIVHDYHNYEYPSLYLIETWCTSQSKFPFSKACPMVCRSFKIPYLCQSRENKAKPSPLSVSQWNRAVIWIAFSPLASFRGTRGGEMKTKSGELAVRQSMGQRGGGRDF; encoded by the exons atggtattaCTATTAATAATGCTTATATTGTCTATTCGATATagtttcataaaaatttatttcttctgtATCTCCGAAGTGATGCGAATATCCATTGTTCatgattatcataattatgaaTATCCCTCACTATACTTG ATAGAAACCTGGTGCACGTCGCAAAGCAAATTTCCCTTCTCCAAGGCCTGCCCGATGGTCTGCCGATCTTTTAAGATCCCCTACCTGTGCCAAAGCCGTGAAAATAAAGCCAAGCCCTCGCCCTTATCAGTTAGCCAATGGAACCGAGCCGTTATTTGGATTGCATTTTCACCATTGGCCAGCTTCCGTGGAACACGTGGgggtgaaatgaaaacgaagagtGGGGAGTTGGCTGTGCGCCAATCTATGGGGcaaagaggaggagggagggactTCTAA